A window from Vicia villosa cultivar HV-30 ecotype Madison, WI unplaced genomic scaffold, Vvil1.0 ctg.000415F_1_1, whole genome shotgun sequence encodes these proteins:
- the LOC131627925 gene encoding putative disease resistance RPP13-like protein 1 isoform X1 — protein sequence MALVAVGEAFLSAFTEVVLDRLASPQVVDFIRGKKIDVNLVRRLKNTLYAVEAVLSDAEQKQIHDSAVNNWLDDLKDALYLADDILDHISTKAALSKKKNQVSTANYFSHLFNFEERDMVRKLEDIVARLESILKLKDILGLQLIATHHSSWRTPSTSLEDRSVIFGRDQDKQAILKLILHDDDNTAVIPIVGMGGLGKTTLAQFVYNHDSIKSKFDVQAWVCVSDDFDVLKVTKFIAEEVESACNTNNLNILHRDLKEKLTGKRFLIVLDDVWTEDYDSWNYLLKPLQYGTMGSKILVTTRIEKVASMVQTIQPYSLQQLSDEDCWSVFANNACLSSVESSEDMDLQKIGKEIVRKCKGLPLAAQSLGRLLREKRDIRDWNSILNNNIWENKSKIIPALRISYHYLPPYLKRCFVYCSLFPKDYKFDRDELILLWMAEDLLHPSENNKTLEEVGYGYFNDLVSKSFFQHSDNGNFNQHFVMHDLVHDLATWLGGEFYFRTEVIGKDTKISIKTRHLSFSKFSDSISTNFDIFGRIKCLRTISPIYLWNDQFNKEKASCFILSNLKYLRVLKFGNFEGLNAFLDSIDELIHLRYLDLSYTSIKMLPESLCNLYNLQTLKLHHCNSLTRLPDDVQNLVNLRHLEIRGTSLEEMPREMSKLINLQHLGCFIVGTQEEKGIKELRTLSNLHGSLSLRKLENVTNNFEASQAKMMDKKYLDNLSFVWSEDAKNHFTSSQSEMDILGKLQPSMNLKRLDIHGYRGTLFPEWVGHPSYQNLSKVFLSDCLNCCILPSLGQLYSLKDLTISEMNMLETIGSEYDDTFSGTYFPSLEYLQFVKMSCWKVWHHPPESNAYFPVLKSIVINDCPILHGDLPSYLPALETIHIEGCNQLVSSLPRAPAICNLSIFERNKVALNELPLSLEQIFVGGREVTESVFEAIANTPPISLKMLVIKDCSSTISFPRDCLPLSLESLSITNSSNLDFPKQNHGHESLKYLRIDKSCDSLITLPLDTLPNLHNLHIINCENIECLSVSKVLQNLIDIKIRNCPKFVSFPKEGLSAPNLTSLYVSKCANLKSLPCHINTLLPKLERVSMLDCPKLEMFPEGGMPPSFRTILIGNCEKLLTSSSLTSMNMLTSLSIHGPCDGVEYFPKKGYALLPPSLTYLHIFNHSSLHTLDCTGLLHLTSLQTFTTFCCPKLENIVGERLPASLIELNISACPLLKEQHRMKYPQISHIPGIKVNGKWI from the coding sequence ATGGCGCTGGTTGCTGTTGGTGAAGCATTTCTCTCCGCTTTCACTGAAGTCGTCCTTGACAGGCTAGCTTCTCCTCAGGTTGTTGACTTCATCCGTGGAAAGAAAATTGACGTCAATTTGGTTCGACGATTAAAGAATACTCTTTATGCTGTTGAAGCTGTGCTTAGCGATGCTGAACAGAAGCAGATTCATGACTCTGCTGTTAACAACTGGCTTGATGATCTCAAAGATGCTCTCTATCTTGCTGATGACATTCTCGACCACATCTCTACCAAGGCTGCTCTTTCCAAGAAGAAGAATCAGGTGAGTACTGCTAATTACTTCTCTCACCTTTTCAACTTTGAAGAAAGGGATATGGTTCGTAAGCTGGAAGATATAGTTGCCAGACTTGaatccattctcaaacttaaagATATTCTTGGTCTTCAACTTATTGCAACTCATCACTCATCCTGGAGAACTCCATCAACCTCTTTAGAAGACAGATCTGTCATTTTTGGTAGGGATCAAGACAAACAGGCCATACTCAAATTAATCTTACATGATGATGATAACACTGCTGTCATCCCCATTGTTGGCATGGGTGGCCTTGGAAAAACAACTTTAGCCCAATTTGTGTACAACCATGACAGTATAAAGAGCAAGTTTGATGTTCAAGCATGGGTTTGTGTTTCTGATGATTTCGATGTTTTGAAGGTTACCAAGTTCATCGCGGAGGAAGTGGAAAGTGCTTGTAACACAAATAACTTGAATATCCTTCATCGAGATTTGAAGGAAAAGCTGACCGGAAAGAGGTTCTTGATTGTTTTGGATGATGTCTGGACCGAGGATTACGACTCTTGGAATTATCTTTTAAAGCCTCTTCAGTATGGAACTATGGGAAGTAAAATTCTCGTAACTACCCGTATTGAAAAAGTTGCTTCGATGGTCCAAACTATTCAACCTTACTCTCTTCAGCAATTGTCTGATGAAGATTGTTGGTCTGTGTTTGCAAACAATGCTTGCCTTTCTTCAGTTGAATCCAGTGAGGATATGGATCTCCAAAAAATTGGCAAAGAGATTGTTAGGAAATGTAAGGGATTGCCTTTAGCTGCACAGTCACTTGGGCGCTTGTTGCGAGAAAAACGTGATATCAGGGATTGGAATAGTATACTGAATAATAATATTTGGGAGAATAAGAGTAAGATCATTCCAGCATTGAGAATTAGTTATCATTATCTCCCTCCGTATTTAAAACGTTGCTTTGTATATTGTTCATTGTTTCCCAAGGATTATAAATTTGATAGAGATGAGTTGATCTTGTTGTGGATGGCGGAGGATCTTTTACATCCATCGGAAAATAACAAGACTTTAGAAGAAGTTGGTTATGGGTATTTTAATGACTTagtttccaaatcattttttcaacATTCTGACAATGGGAACTTCAACCAACATTTTGTAATGCATGATCTTGTGCATGATTTGGCAACATGGCTTGGTGGAGAATTCTATTTTAGAACAGAAGTAATTGGGAAAGATACGAAGATTAGTATCAAGACTCGTCATTTGTCATTTTCCAAGTTCAGTGATTCAATCTCaacaaactttgatatttttggCAGAATAAAATGTCTAAGAACAATCTCGCCAATCTATTTATGGAATGATCAATTCAACAAAGAAAAAGCGTCATGCTTCATTTTGTCAAATTTGAAGTACTTGAGAGTTTTGAAATTTGGCAACTTTGAAGGTCTTAATGCATTTCTTGATTCAATAGATGAACTAATCCATTTGCGTTATTTGGATCTGTCTTACACATCTATAAAAATGTTACCTGAGTCATTATGTAACCTGTATAATCTACAAACGTTAAAGTTGCACCACTGTAACAGTCTAACAAGGCTTCCCGATGACGTGCAAAATCTTGTAAATTTGCGCCATCTGGAAATTCGGGGAACTAGTTTAGAAGAGATGCCTAGAGAAATGAGCAAATTGATTAATTTGCAACATTTGGGTTGCTTTATTGTGGGAACGCAGGAAGAGAAAGGGATCAAGGAATTGAGAACACTTTCGAATCTTCACggatcactttcccttaggaagtTAGAGAACGTGACCAACAACTTTGAAGCATCACAGGCAAAAATGATGGATAAAAAGTACCTTGATAATTTATCGTTTGTATGGTCTGAAGATGCAAAGAACCATTTTACAAGTTCACAAAGTGAGATGGATATACTTGGAAAGTTACAACCTTCCATGAACCTGAAAAGGCTAGATATTCATGGATACAGGGGAACACTATTTCCAGAATGGGTTGGACATCCTTCCTACCAAAATTTGTCTAAGGTATTTCTGTCTGATTGTTTGAATTGTTGTATCCTTCCATCACTTGGACAATTATACTCTCTCAAGGACTTGACAATCAGTGAAATGAATATGCTGGAGACTATTGGATCTGAATATGATGATACCTTTTCAGGGACATACTTTCCTTCCCTTGAATATCTGCAGTTTGTCAAGATGTCATGTTGGAAAGTGTGGCATCATCCTCCTGAGTCAAATGCTTATTTTCCAGTATTGAAGTCTATTGTGATTAATGATTGTCCCATATTACATGGGGATTTGCCATCTTACCTTCCTGCTTTGGAAACAATTCATATTGAAGGATGCAACCAGCTTGTTTCTTCTCTCCCAAGGGCTCCTGCCATCTGCAATTTATCCATATTTGAAAGAAATAAAGTAGCCTTGAATGAGCTACCCCTTTCATTGGAACAGATATTTGTTGGAGGAAGAGAGGTGACAGAGTCTGTCTTTGAAGCCATTGCCAACACCCCACCAATTTCTCTTAAAATGTTAGTCATCAAGGATTGTTCTTCTACGATATCGTTTCCAAGAGATTGTTTACCCTTATCCTTAGAGAGTTTGTCCATCACTAATTCTAGTAATCTAGATTTCCCAAAGCAAAATCACGGCCATGAGTCACTTAAGTATCTTCGTATAGATAAGAGTTGTGATTCTCTCATAACTCTCCCACTGGACACCCTTCCTAACCTCCATAATCTGCATATCATCAACTGTGAAAACATAGAATGTCTTTCCGTTTCAAAGGTTCTTCAAAATCTCATTGATATTAAAATTCGTAACTGCCCCAAATTTGTATCATTCCCAAAAGAAGGACTGTCTGCACCCAACTTGACATCATTGTATGTCTCCAAGTGTGCCAATTTAAAATCACTGCCTTGTCACATAAATACTCTTCTCCCAAAGTTAGAAAGAGTGAGTATGCTTGATTGTCCAAAATTGGAGATGTTTCCTGAAGGGGGTATGCCGCCTAGCTTTAGAACAATTTTGATTGGGAATTGCGAAAAATTACTGACGAGCTCATCTCTAACTTCAATGAACATGCTTACCAGTCTTTCCATTCATGGTCCATGTGATGGTGTCGAGTACTTTCCAAAGAAGGGTTATGCATTGCTGCCTCCCTCCCTTACCTACCTGCATATATTTAACCATTCAAGTTTGCACACGTTGGATTGCACGGGGCTTCTCCACCTCACTTCCCTGCAAACATTTACAACTTTTTGCTGTCCCAAGCTGGAGAATATAGTGGGAGAAAGGCTGCCTGCCTCTTTAATAGAACTTAATATCTCTGCATGTCCTTTGCTGAAAGAACAACACCGCATGAAATACCCTCAAATTTCCCACATCCCTGGCATTAAAGTTAACGGAAAATGGATTTAG
- the LOC131627925 gene encoding putative disease resistance RPP13-like protein 1 isoform X2: protein MALVAVGEAFLSAFTEVVLDRLASPQVVDFIRGKKIDVNLVRRLKNTLYAVEAVLSDAEQKQIHDSAVNNWLDDLKDALYLADDILDHISTKAALSKKKNQVTKFIAEEVESACNTNNLNILHRDLKEKLTGKRFLIVLDDVWTEDYDSWNYLLKPLQYGTMGSKILVTTRIEKVASMVQTIQPYSLQQLSDEDCWSVFANNACLSSVESSEDMDLQKIGKEIVRKCKGLPLAAQSLGRLLREKRDIRDWNSILNNNIWENKSKIIPALRISYHYLPPYLKRCFVYCSLFPKDYKFDRDELILLWMAEDLLHPSENNKTLEEVGYGYFNDLVSKSFFQHSDNGNFNQHFVMHDLVHDLATWLGGEFYFRTEVIGKDTKISIKTRHLSFSKFSDSISTNFDIFGRIKCLRTISPIYLWNDQFNKEKASCFILSNLKYLRVLKFGNFEGLNAFLDSIDELIHLRYLDLSYTSIKMLPESLCNLYNLQTLKLHHCNSLTRLPDDVQNLVNLRHLEIRGTSLEEMPREMSKLINLQHLGCFIVGTQEEKGIKELRTLSNLHGSLSLRKLENVTNNFEASQAKMMDKKYLDNLSFVWSEDAKNHFTSSQSEMDILGKLQPSMNLKRLDIHGYRGTLFPEWVGHPSYQNLSKVFLSDCLNCCILPSLGQLYSLKDLTISEMNMLETIGSEYDDTFSGTYFPSLEYLQFVKMSCWKVWHHPPESNAYFPVLKSIVINDCPILHGDLPSYLPALETIHIEGCNQLVSSLPRAPAICNLSIFERNKVALNELPLSLEQIFVGGREVTESVFEAIANTPPISLKMLVIKDCSSTISFPRDCLPLSLESLSITNSSNLDFPKQNHGHESLKYLRIDKSCDSLITLPLDTLPNLHNLHIINCENIECLSVSKVLQNLIDIKIRNCPKFVSFPKEGLSAPNLTSLYVSKCANLKSLPCHINTLLPKLERVSMLDCPKLEMFPEGGMPPSFRTILIGNCEKLLTSSSLTSMNMLTSLSIHGPCDGVEYFPKKGYALLPPSLTYLHIFNHSSLHTLDCTGLLHLTSLQTFTTFCCPKLENIVGERLPASLIELNISACPLLKEQHRMKYPQISHIPGIKVNGKWI from the exons ATGGCGCTGGTTGCTGTTGGTGAAGCATTTCTCTCCGCTTTCACTGAAGTCGTCCTTGACAGGCTAGCTTCTCCTCAGGTTGTTGACTTCATCCGTGGAAAGAAAATTGACGTCAATTTGGTTCGACGATTAAAGAATACTCTTTATGCTGTTGAAGCTGTGCTTAGCGATGCTGAACAGAAGCAGATTCATGACTCTGCTGTTAACAACTGGCTTGATGATCTCAAAGATGCTCTCTATCTTGCTGATGACATTCTCGACCACATCTCTACCAAGGCTGCTCTTTCCAAGAAGAAGAATCAG GTTACCAAGTTCATCGCGGAGGAAGTGGAAAGTGCTTGTAACACAAATAACTTGAATATCCTTCATCGAGATTTGAAGGAAAAGCTGACCGGAAAGAGGTTCTTGATTGTTTTGGATGATGTCTGGACCGAGGATTACGACTCTTGGAATTATCTTTTAAAGCCTCTTCAGTATGGAACTATGGGAAGTAAAATTCTCGTAACTACCCGTATTGAAAAAGTTGCTTCGATGGTCCAAACTATTCAACCTTACTCTCTTCAGCAATTGTCTGATGAAGATTGTTGGTCTGTGTTTGCAAACAATGCTTGCCTTTCTTCAGTTGAATCCAGTGAGGATATGGATCTCCAAAAAATTGGCAAAGAGATTGTTAGGAAATGTAAGGGATTGCCTTTAGCTGCACAGTCACTTGGGCGCTTGTTGCGAGAAAAACGTGATATCAGGGATTGGAATAGTATACTGAATAATAATATTTGGGAGAATAAGAGTAAGATCATTCCAGCATTGAGAATTAGTTATCATTATCTCCCTCCGTATTTAAAACGTTGCTTTGTATATTGTTCATTGTTTCCCAAGGATTATAAATTTGATAGAGATGAGTTGATCTTGTTGTGGATGGCGGAGGATCTTTTACATCCATCGGAAAATAACAAGACTTTAGAAGAAGTTGGTTATGGGTATTTTAATGACTTagtttccaaatcattttttcaacATTCTGACAATGGGAACTTCAACCAACATTTTGTAATGCATGATCTTGTGCATGATTTGGCAACATGGCTTGGTGGAGAATTCTATTTTAGAACAGAAGTAATTGGGAAAGATACGAAGATTAGTATCAAGACTCGTCATTTGTCATTTTCCAAGTTCAGTGATTCAATCTCaacaaactttgatatttttggCAGAATAAAATGTCTAAGAACAATCTCGCCAATCTATTTATGGAATGATCAATTCAACAAAGAAAAAGCGTCATGCTTCATTTTGTCAAATTTGAAGTACTTGAGAGTTTTGAAATTTGGCAACTTTGAAGGTCTTAATGCATTTCTTGATTCAATAGATGAACTAATCCATTTGCGTTATTTGGATCTGTCTTACACATCTATAAAAATGTTACCTGAGTCATTATGTAACCTGTATAATCTACAAACGTTAAAGTTGCACCACTGTAACAGTCTAACAAGGCTTCCCGATGACGTGCAAAATCTTGTAAATTTGCGCCATCTGGAAATTCGGGGAACTAGTTTAGAAGAGATGCCTAGAGAAATGAGCAAATTGATTAATTTGCAACATTTGGGTTGCTTTATTGTGGGAACGCAGGAAGAGAAAGGGATCAAGGAATTGAGAACACTTTCGAATCTTCACggatcactttcccttaggaagtTAGAGAACGTGACCAACAACTTTGAAGCATCACAGGCAAAAATGATGGATAAAAAGTACCTTGATAATTTATCGTTTGTATGGTCTGAAGATGCAAAGAACCATTTTACAAGTTCACAAAGTGAGATGGATATACTTGGAAAGTTACAACCTTCCATGAACCTGAAAAGGCTAGATATTCATGGATACAGGGGAACACTATTTCCAGAATGGGTTGGACATCCTTCCTACCAAAATTTGTCTAAGGTATTTCTGTCTGATTGTTTGAATTGTTGTATCCTTCCATCACTTGGACAATTATACTCTCTCAAGGACTTGACAATCAGTGAAATGAATATGCTGGAGACTATTGGATCTGAATATGATGATACCTTTTCAGGGACATACTTTCCTTCCCTTGAATATCTGCAGTTTGTCAAGATGTCATGTTGGAAAGTGTGGCATCATCCTCCTGAGTCAAATGCTTATTTTCCAGTATTGAAGTCTATTGTGATTAATGATTGTCCCATATTACATGGGGATTTGCCATCTTACCTTCCTGCTTTGGAAACAATTCATATTGAAGGATGCAACCAGCTTGTTTCTTCTCTCCCAAGGGCTCCTGCCATCTGCAATTTATCCATATTTGAAAGAAATAAAGTAGCCTTGAATGAGCTACCCCTTTCATTGGAACAGATATTTGTTGGAGGAAGAGAGGTGACAGAGTCTGTCTTTGAAGCCATTGCCAACACCCCACCAATTTCTCTTAAAATGTTAGTCATCAAGGATTGTTCTTCTACGATATCGTTTCCAAGAGATTGTTTACCCTTATCCTTAGAGAGTTTGTCCATCACTAATTCTAGTAATCTAGATTTCCCAAAGCAAAATCACGGCCATGAGTCACTTAAGTATCTTCGTATAGATAAGAGTTGTGATTCTCTCATAACTCTCCCACTGGACACCCTTCCTAACCTCCATAATCTGCATATCATCAACTGTGAAAACATAGAATGTCTTTCCGTTTCAAAGGTTCTTCAAAATCTCATTGATATTAAAATTCGTAACTGCCCCAAATTTGTATCATTCCCAAAAGAAGGACTGTCTGCACCCAACTTGACATCATTGTATGTCTCCAAGTGTGCCAATTTAAAATCACTGCCTTGTCACATAAATACTCTTCTCCCAAAGTTAGAAAGAGTGAGTATGCTTGATTGTCCAAAATTGGAGATGTTTCCTGAAGGGGGTATGCCGCCTAGCTTTAGAACAATTTTGATTGGGAATTGCGAAAAATTACTGACGAGCTCATCTCTAACTTCAATGAACATGCTTACCAGTCTTTCCATTCATGGTCCATGTGATGGTGTCGAGTACTTTCCAAAGAAGGGTTATGCATTGCTGCCTCCCTCCCTTACCTACCTGCATATATTTAACCATTCAAGTTTGCACACGTTGGATTGCACGGGGCTTCTCCACCTCACTTCCCTGCAAACATTTACAACTTTTTGCTGTCCCAAGCTGGAGAATATAGTGGGAGAAAGGCTGCCTGCCTCTTTAATAGAACTTAATATCTCTGCATGTCCTTTGCTGAAAGAACAACACCGCATGAAATACCCTCAAATTTCCCACATCCCTGGCATTAAAGTTAACGGAAAATGGATTTAG